The Macrobrachium rosenbergii isolate ZJJX-2024 chromosome 22, ASM4041242v1, whole genome shotgun sequence DNA segment cctcataggtttaccaatagatcataacacattcatttgtaaacattgtttcttactgccagaatcaacaaaaacattaataaagatgttacctacggtaatatatgttaaatatatacattatatattataaaagtatgcaatcaaggggtaaaattcaataaataaaagggtTTCCTATGTAACAGCTCGaatctcgtgagcaactgaacaaagccatgttattattcttaaaagagaatgctagcatgagttacgaagtatcaactcaacgaagccttgttattatgcctaaagagaatggtagcaggaattgtcaaccaccaattgatcgaagccatgttgttatgcgtaaagagaatgttagcaggaattgccaactaccaactgaacgaagccttgttatccgtaaagctctcgagataatcaccaataggtggcagcacacgtactgtttatatctataaatgtggaatgcggcgatccgctgtagactacgataatgatattaacattttaatgaaaatatcgataataacaacgtagatattgattataatactagcagtagtaattgcggtgatggtaagtgtgataatgataaataattataataaactttgttttttaataggttattaggataacaccgaattttacgctaggctacaacatctacgtgacgtttcatgtataatttcggccaaaattcttaaattttgagcctacattatgtacataggacgcagggggattttttaggccatttttttttttttaaaaagtgcgtcttatacgctgtcaaatacggtatgtatttaattcaaacctataaataaacaaaagtaaataatacgtcatacgtgtagccgattggcaatgcaaatggcggataagaaaatgtaaacagaccagacagatggtttgaatgcctacaataaaaatgttaaatacagtaataaaagtaagtattaatcaaggagttcaagcatgataagatttcatatgctaaacgtaaaaataggtactatacatgcacattttttggataatataaaatgtatatgtagggtagtcatacttaggatatatgatggataatatacagtaggtacagaatacatgtacatatgtggttggtcgacttacggCGAGATCGACTTCCGACCactctgtcagaacctaatgtCGTCGTAAGTAAAATTTtacgactgtatatatatatatatatatatatatatatatatatatatatatatatacatatacctataaagctacaaatgtcgtttaatatctagttGAGTATTAAACGAATTTGTAGATtcgtgattgtatatgaatcacggtctgataaaaatttcatatatatatatatatatatatatatatatatatatatatatatatatatatatatatatatatatatatatatatatatatatatatatatatatatatatatatatatatatatatatatatatatatatatatatatatatgtatatatatatatatatatatatatatatatatatatatatatatatatatatatatatatatatatatatatatatatatatatatatatatatatatatatatatatatatatatagatatatatatatatatatatatatatatatatatatatatatatatgtatatatacatatatatatatatatatatatatatatatatatatatatatatatatatatatatatgtttatatatatatatatatatatatatatatatatatatatatatatatatatatatatatatatatatatatatatatatatatatatatatatatatgttaatatatatgtgtatatatatattatatatatatatacatatatatatattaatataagtgtACATAAGTAACGccttttgtttaagtggaacaaaattaaagccttttttattatcctttagtttttcgaacatgaatgtttTCCCACAGGTTAATAGGTTAATATAatgtattaacaaaattaatataatgcttattcggtttaataatgttcaatacaaatactaattgcaaactctgcagaaagacgcctactggattttttaGGAGAACGCaacaacgattcttgtagttcattggacttttctaagcttgttgcaacaactggcctacccgctctttgagcatcacttacacttcctgtggattcaaattttctaatcaagcttgtgatattttggctttgcacccttgggatgttaaattcagctgataacaatattgtggtttcagcaccatttttattgttttgatagtacaattgaattgcttttactctgttcctttgttaatctcatggttgtaaaaaatatctgaaaaaatgaagatttagcaaattaattaaagaaaatatacattataagatataaaattaaaaagggcgttacttatgctgcacctgtatatgtgtgtatatatattaatatatatatatatatatatatatatatatatatatatatatatatatacatatatatatatatatatatatatatatatatatatatatatatatatatatatatatatatatatatatatatatatatatatatacatactgtatatgtatatatatatatatatatatatatatatacatatatatatatacatactgtatatgtgtgtatatatatatatatatatatatatatatatatatatatatatatatatatatatatatatatatatatatatgtatatatatgtgtgtatatatatatatatattaatatatatatacacacatacagggtgcgcataagtaacgccctttttaattttatatcttgtaatgtatattttctttaattaatttgctaaatcttcatttttcagatattttatacaaccatgagattaacaaagaacagagagtaaaagcaattcaattgtactatcaaaacaataaaaatggtgctgaaaccgcaatattgttatcagctgaaattaacatcccaagggtgcaaagccgaaatatcacaagcttgattagaaaattttaatccacaggaagtgtaagtgatgctcaaagagcatatatatatatatatatatatatatatatatatatatatatatatatatatatatatatatatatatatgtatgtatgtatatatgtgtgtatatatatatatataagtgatatatatatatatatatatatatatatatatatatatatatatatatatatatatatatatatatatatatatatatatatatatatatatatatatatatatatatatatatacagtactttggaTGAGTAGCTGTTCATAAAGTTTCATATGCTATACAATATCAATAGCAATAAagaataacccagagagagaaagagaaaggcaagcaAACACACAGCAAATGCACACTTTAGTTAACCTTAACATGatgcatacatgtactgtatatacatacacatgctcaCATACACAGACTGAGATTCATGGCTGGGTAGTTTATACCAGTACATTATGTTATATCTTAATCAGTTCAAAATTTTTAGTTTGCTGGTATGTCAGTGAACGTAagcaaatttaaaatatttttaagataaatgaaatgaaaaaataacagtaatcaaTATGAAGTACTAGCCAAATTCACACTTCAGTGCATTGAGACAGTTGAATGTGCTCAGTGCACCAACCAAAAAAGAGCAATCAACTTGTAAGTGTTGCtaccttatttttatgttttcaaaattttgctaGTCAAAAATGGGGTGCAACTGTAAGGTTAGAGTGTCTTTGATACTGTATTGGAAAATATGTTAATTTCTTGTGTTTAACCTACAATTTTGTcttatgttttaattttgtttgcaaaCTTCAGCACTCATAAATTCCACTGAAGATGAGGGGAGTGAGGGGAGGAGAGAACTCTTGACTACCAAAGGAGTTTAATCTAAACACACAAACAGTCAATGAGAGAACGAAACTTTTGTAACTAAGACATGACACATTTCTATGATGTTTCTTTCGAaccaaaaattttatgaaagctCCCAAGCAGCTAAGGGCCCTTCCACCCCTCCCCAGTCTGCTCTCCCAGACCTACAACCCCCCTACCATGTGACTGCAAGGGTATCCACCCCATGGTATCCCATTCTCAGTGTACTAACTAGGAAGAGTGTTACCATCACATTTTTTTCTGCCGAATAGTGTTGCAGACCAATAAGAAggcattttgttcatttttttatattgagcagtgtactgtatactgtatatgttcatgtatatttTGTGGAGGCTGTGGTTGTATGCAGATGTGTATATTTGGCTAATCAAAGGAACactatgaatattattaaaagttaGTTTACTGAGACAGTTAGGTCACTTTGTGGGATTGATGGCTCACCCAAAGGATTTAAATGAGAGCTGAAATTTTATTCATGGAAAAGTCAAGCTGGATAGCTAAATGGGCAGAGACTAGAGGCattaatgaaaagcaaatgacAGAAAGCAAAGCAGCTGGATCCAAAGGGACATTACAAAAACCTTCAGTTCTGTCCCCTGTAGGTGgggagtgccatcagtgtacgTCATACAGTACGCTGCAGGCAttggttaaggttctttgcagaattccttcggcccctagctgcagccccttccattccttttactgtacctccattcatattctctctcttccgtcttgctatccaacttctcctaacagttattccctagtgcaattgtgaggttttcctcctgttacacctttaaaacctttcaactCGCAAtcttcctttcagtgctgaatgacttcataggtcccagtgcttggcctttggcctaaattctatcttccattccatttgGTTCTATCtgcatggttgtataaaatatctgaaaaagtgAAGATTTAGCAAATCTCCCCCCATGGTGTTTGTCTGTGTAATCTGTCCATCATGTATAagctaaaataaattttgtttgtgtttcttgAAGGGTTGTAACCATTATCAGACCCTTAGGGTATGTTTGGAATTGGGCAGCCATGCTTATAAGTGTACAGATATACTGCAACACCAGTCTTATGTACCCatgttctttttatattcagATCATGCAAATCCTTCTGGATGCTGGGGCTGACATCAACTGTCAAGACTGGATGGGGCGAACTCCATTGCACTGGGCTGCTAAGGAGGGTTCCATTGAAACGGTGCAGATGTTGTTAGATCACAAAGCCAACACTACTATCACTAATAAAGAAGGCCATCTTTACTCCAGTTTGGTAAGGTCCATCATAAGTTCAGTTTCTATATAGTAGGTAAATTCAGTTCAACATTCTTCACTAAATTTGTGTATTTAACCAAATATCTTTTAGGAACTGTGTAGACCATAATATTCTGTCATAAACTATTGTTAATCAATTTTGTGCAGGTGTAAAGATACGGAGAGAAAGGTAGCGGGAATTCTGCCAATGCTTCGCAGCATCAATATATAGACTAATTTGAATACATGAAGGAATTgttaagagtttcatacagtttGGTGCAGCAGATGGATGAGCACAAGAGGATGAAGTTTGCACCTTGAAATAAATAGACTAGAGGGTCTTTAGATTTTTTGGTTATGTTGTTAGTTTAAACATTTTCAATGGAGGGAGAAAGACTGACCTAGATCATGCTAAATTGATGGAATGGCAGACTTTCAGAACAGGAGTGCTTAATTGTCAGATGCCTGGCAGTGATTGGAAGGAAGAAGTGATTGTTGCTGtaatgtatataggctatacaggTATTAACAAGCAATTTGCTGCAACTTTTTTAAGTGTATGAAGTACCTGTGGCTTTTGTAAAGAGACTCAGTACTTTTAGATTGAAAATAGTGGGGACTTATGTCTTTTAAGTCACTCCCTCTCATACATGGATatgattagtatttttatttactgaactgCATTTGTTACCAAATGAGTAACTTACTCTGGCTGAAAGGATCCCTccctttgtttattaatttactatttatatatattccaagaaGGAAGCCAATACCTAACAACCAAGTCATAACATAACCAGTTATGGCTCATGTTTCTTTTCAGTTACTGAagcatttatattttgctgttcgGCACAATGATGCTGACAAAGTAGTGAGATTGGTCATGGCTGGTGCAGACCAGTTTGCAGAGGTTGAAGGAACAGGTGTCAACCCCAGGGAAGAAGCCAAAAGACGTGGTTTTTATGACATCCTTCGACAGATGGCAGCTTTAGTTGAGAAAAAACCTAAACACGAAGAAGATAAAACAGTGGTACTTGAAGATATTTATAAGCTGTTTGAAGTAAGTAAAGTTAGAAAGTGGCAACCTGTTTGTATAGTCAAAAAACTCTTTTAGTATTTTGAactgataaaagaaatgaaaatattcgtCCTGTCCTTCTTAtactatattttgaaaaaaaatataatgaatatcagAAAAAATGACATTCCCATTGTTTCTTCTTATTTGTCACCCCTCCTCTTTATGTTATCCTTCAAATCTCCATTTTGTCCATTTAATCCAATAATGTCTTTGTGAATAATTTTGCTTACTAgcatcatctttatttttgcaatgttCAGTCACTTAGGGTAAGTGTTGCTTCCTAGATTTTACTTAAAacttatgtaaattttttatttgttagcttTACCTGATGATCACTTTTGTAACcttcacaagaattttttaagtcGTTTGTTTGGCCTTGCTTAACCATCAGGGCTTTAAAACTCCCAGTCAGACTTACAAGGCGCCATTAGAGGCCGCAACACCAGACAAGACTCTCAGTGTAGGACTAGCCCGTCTTGTCTTGTTTACCTCTTTCTGAGGCTTTAGATTCTGAATGCATGTATACTAATTTAGGATGCAATTATCACTGAGGATGGGGACTTCACTACTTCTGAGGAGGATCTACGGGAGtctgaagaagaaggggaagaagaagaagaagacgaagaagatcgAAATGAGTCAGAGGAGGACGACTACGCTGAAGAACCGGACGCCTACTGGAAAATGTCAAATGCTTATGAAGTTCTTTCTGTTAAAGAGGCATTTGGAGAAGAGGATTGTGCTTGGCTGAAGGAGTTTGAAGAGAAACCAAAAGTGATCTCGGCAAAGGAACTTCTTGAAGAGGAGCAAGCTGCATTCTGGGACACATGGCAAGAAAAGCAGAAAGTAATATCAGCCAAAGAGTTCTTCAAGGAAGAAAGTAACTGGTGGGaaaatgaggatgaggaggatgatAAAAATTCCAGTGAAGAGAAGAATGAAACTTCATCATCTGACTTTAATAGGGATGATGAATGCTGGTGGAGAGATGCTCAAGAAAATTTGGATAAGCCTAAGGCTGTACCAGCAAAAGAATACTTTAAAGAGGAAGAACCTTGGTGGGTAAGTGGAAAAGAGaacaaggaggaggatgaggaagaagaagaggatgaagaaggttctcccaaagaatattacacACATGATGCACCATGGTGGAAATCTGAGTGTCAGAACTCAAAGACAGTATCAGCTAAGGAATTCTTTAGAGATGACAAGCCTTGGTGGCAACAAGATAAAGTTTTGGCCAAAGACTTTTTTGAAGAGGAAAAACCTTGGTGGCAAGAGGACAGCAAGGAGAAGATTGTTTCAGCAAAGGATTACTTCAAAGAAGAGGTGCCATGGtggcaaaaagaaaatgaaaaggtgatTTCTGCTAAggaatttttcaaagatgatgaGCTTCCTTGGTGGTACACAGAAGAAATGCAGCCAGACAAACCAGagggattaaaaaaaagtttggctACTGTTCGATATTATGAGAGATATTTAATCAACAAGCAAATGTGCGAAGAAAAGGGTGAATGTATTGAGTTTGAGTCTGAGTTGTCTGGTGATGAAATAGAGGAATCTACTCGAACGGATGACTATGAAGATGCTACAGATAGCCTTATTAGCAATAGTAGTACTATGTACAGTGCGAGTGAAGGGGATAGACCCTTGACTAACATTGTATCAGATCACATTCCATGGCAGAGAAGTGATAAAGAGGGgggcataagaaaaaatataccaaagGCAGATGACTTTTTCCAAGAAAAGCATTGGCTGGATGATGCCAGTGAAACCAGTGAGCCCACAGAAATGTTGGACATGGACATGAGTGAGATGAGTGAAATTGTCACAGCATCTGAATTTTCCCAGTCTGGATCATGGAATCAAGATAGTGATGCtaaagacagagaagaaaatgaaacagatgaaGAGGAGGGTGAAAGtctagaagaggaggaaggagaggatgaagaggaagaggaatgtgaagaagaggaagaagaagaagaagaagaaggaggagaagaagaagaagaagaggaggaggaggaagagagagaatctggagAGGAAGTCTGTGAAGAGGTGAGTAGTGGTGAAAGTGAGGCTCTTAGAAGTGAAGATGAAATTGATGACATATCTGAAGAGGAACCTGGATCAAAATCATCATTTGAATGTATAGAGGCAGTATTGCATGGAGATAGGATGGGAGAAAGTCAACCTTCAAAAACTTCAGAAATACTGACAAAAGAATGTCTCTCACAACAGGGAAACATACCGTCAATTGTTCTAGATGGTAAGGAGCTAGATAAAGAAACTCTTGATAAAAAGAGTGCAGGCATAACAGAAGAGTTCCACTCAGATCTTATTATTCCAAAAGTGGTGAGTAACTCATATGAATCATTAGAGAAAAGAACCCCTAACATAGATATAGAAGTAACTAACCATGATTTTCTTACAGGTCCTAATCATTATTCCAGTAGTGTTCATAACACAGAaggaaatctacaaaaatcagATTCTCAGACAAGTGGTTATGATTCTAGCTTATCATTCTCAGATAGTAAGATCAGAGATTTACCAAATGATTCTGGAAATGAACACCTGTGTGTTGATGAAAATGCTGAGGACACTGATTTGTCAGATACAATGAATCTTGTAAGTTCAGAAACTACGGAAAGTATAGAGGAATCCATTTGCTTTGGTGAAGATGAATGTGAAGATGTTAAGAACTCTGTGAATGATATTCAGTTGGCTGTAAAGGAATTGAAAGAAACAGGCCAACAACTAACTGAAAAGGATGTCATCAGCCAAGATAATGTTGCATCTGTTGCCAAAGATCAAAGGCTAACAGAAATGGAAGATAATAAGGTTTTCATTCATATGGCATGGGACAAAGGTGACAATGTTAATCCATGCCAAACAAACCTTTCAGAAGAACCAGAATCTCAGAATATAGAAAATGCAAGCATTCTTAAAACAAGTCATCTTTCAGATGAACCACCAGTAACTGCAGATGACAATATTACCTCTGAAGATATACAGGATAATGGTAAAAGCACAGgcatggatgaagaagaagtaCAAACTTATGCTTCTGTTGTCAAAAGAAATTTGGAAAGAAGAGCCATTAATAAGATGGATGATTGTCTTGCTAAGTTTGATGCTAGTCTTGCTTCAGTAGGTGCTAAGTTAACAAAAGAGAGTTCAGAGAGAAACTCAAACAGTAGTAATCAGGAAAGAATGGGTGACTGGAAGGAACAAACATATGCTGCAATTGTAAAACgaggaaaaaattcacaaaatatagATAGTAAAAGTATATTACAAGAGTCTCCTGGGAACATCATGTCTTTTAGTgaacaaaaagcaaaagaagaaagggaaactaACCAGCTTTTCAAAGTGCATGTCCATGTTCCAGAAAAGGAATCAGAATTTCTTGACTTGAGAACTGAAAAGCGTTGTTTCTCTGACATGGCTGAAGAAATCATTCGTACTAAAAATAATGATGCTGAAGGAGATCCTTGGCAGTTTAGAAAATATGTTACCAATTTGTCAAAGGAACACAATTTAGAGGTAAATGATGACATATCTAGCCCTGAAAAAGAGTCATATACCAAAATGGCAAAAGACAGTGGAAAaagtaatgaaagtgaaaatgatttgaGAAAATGGAGTGACACTAGAACACATATAAATGACAAAAGTGTAAGtgaaattgatatgaaaaaaGAAGTAGAGAATGAAAATACACTCAAAAATAGTGAAAATGTTGCTGAATTGggtaaagaaaaggaaactgaTCCATTGTTGGATGATGAGAACATACAGCAAGAAACTCCCAATGATAGTGAGGAAATCAGTGGTAAAGCACATTTTAGTGAGAACAGGGAGTTATCGCGGGAAAGCTCTTTAGAGAGGGTTCCTACAAGTGAAAGAGGCGAATCTCcaaatattcatatggaaaagaGTCTTTGGCGGTGCAGTACATATGATCCCATGAGCCTTAGCGAATATGACAATATAGCCTTTATGGTTAAAAAAGACTCTAATTCTCCAGCTAGTTGggggaacaagaaaaagagaaaagaatgtgAGTGTAACACCAATTCACTTAACCAAGACTTTATCAGTCACAATGATTCTAAAAATAATGTTCAACAAAATTTAACCTCCACACATAGTAAAGATACTGAAGACCAATATGATAATACAACTGAAACCAGAAACACTGGATTATCAACAGAATACATAAATACTGGATTattgccagaaaacacaaatattGAACTACCCTCAGAAAAAGATATTGAATTATCAACAGAAAACTTGAATATTGGAATATCAAGTGGAAGAAGAGAGAACGATACTAAAGAACATGCAGTAATGACAGAAGAAGCAGATGTAAAAAAGTGTTCCCAGTCCTTGAACAAAATAGACGATGTTCTCGAGCATCATGATGTACCTGGAGCTCCATGTGTGCTGCTATTGAGAGAGGACAAAATTCTAGGAGCTGAGGCTTGCACTAACCTTAGTGAGACTAGTTGTAACCAGGACCCATCAGTAGCCATTCATCGGAATAAGGAGTCTAGTTTGCTGTGTCacaaagtgaaatataattttgatgaaaatactAGTGCAGACACAATACAAACATCTCCTCATGCTCTGTACCAGCCCACTAACCCCACTTTGTATGATCCAGATAAGAAAGAGACCAGTAAAGTAGAGGCAGCTGTCAATAAAAAGCCTGATGAGCCGAGGCTCCAACCCGTTCCAAGTAAACGGAGCAAGGAGGTCAACAAGAAggataaagagaaacagaaacaaaaagaggTAAGCACGGGCTGGAGCAACATGTTCTCAATTACATCTGCCATTGTGCTTCTGCaaaatttagcatttatttattttattttgatacctCTCATGAAACTAATAGCTTCACTGATGTAGTATGTAGATCATATGCTTATACTCTGGAggaggaaaactaaagaaaatttgttttccGAAGAATGGAATTTAAGAAAAGTGGAAGTCACTTACTTTGAATATACTGTTATATACATTTAGCTTCCTCATCACTGCCTTGTATGATTATCCTTCCTGATCAGAGACAAAATTTTAGTGCCTTCTATGTTCTTCTAATAGTTTACTAATGATGCGATATTGATACAAGTGAGTTGATGAGGAGCATGAATTCTGTCAGGGGGCTGGAATATGATACGGGTGTCTAATGTTTCTTACAGTTGGCTGTGGCGACTGGCAAGGTAGATCCTGTCCGAAAGTCCTCCTCTTGCAGTGTGAGCTGAAGCTGTGTAACTGTAAATAACGTTAAATTTTTGTACTAAAGCTTCGTTTATTTACAGAAAGCTTTGTAGCAACCTAATCAACTGATCAAATTGAAAGCCAATCAAATGGCAGAATTTCTGTTGAATTTGTTACATGATTAGCTTTGGTGTTGTTGGTTGACTGAATTGATTCAGAAGTCAACATTAATTCTCTAATGAGTTtaagatcttttattttattttcttattattattatggtaagcACTGTACATGCAGCTTACACATATTTTATTCTCACTGCCATGGAACAAACTAAGATTTGTTTTAAAACTTGCTTGTCTGTAACTATGATTATGTGAGCCAATATGAATCTCAcactcataatttttattttacaaagtcaTATGCAAAGTATAGGTGCATGGACGCATGATTATCTTAATTTGTAAGTTATTAAGTTGAGAaagtagtaaatgaaaatattgtctCAAAAAGGAATCAGACTTTCTTTAGTAAAATACTTCATCAAAGTTTAAAAATTTAGTTAACTCAAAAGTACTTAAAATGGTGTAAAGTATAAGATTATGTAAAGATAATCAGTCTTCAGTGTATTGTTCCTTTAGGAACAATGACATTCAGCATTCATTCATGCAGGAAAAGCAAGGAGAAGGCAAATGATTACTCTAGTTCGAGAACGTATCTTCCATTCCATCATCAGAGTGTGCATAACCTTTCCTGTATAAACGGCATCGTGAAGACAACCCTCGGTCCTTTTGTTGGACCTTTACCTCGACCCATTGCCAGATTTACATACCTGCAAATGACATCCACGTAATGGACCATAAATCAtagaatcattttttatttcaaagtgtcATGGTTAGTGCTTGATACTTGACCCTAAGCTTGATTTTGCAGTGCAGTTATTTAAATTCAATAAGT contains these protein-coding regions:
- the LOC136850635 gene encoding uncharacterized protein isoform X1 yields the protein MTVDITDIVRMIRSGDKMGIQIYLRKGGDPNARNQMCWTLLHLASFEGQAEIAEVLIDAGASVNSCTTDMSTPLHRGCAQGNRKAVELLVKKGAYINAQDKNGNTPLHEAARGFHTSVVKVLIENKADKTRLNKKKQSFLNLIGQQLMPSVESGDSEVLQQWLEWGASPDTKGNLHWSILHHACARGQLNIASLLIERGADVNIEDSNKTTPLHSACFHGHSRIASLLIDSNANVNAQDQRGNTPLHSAVLGGHAELVNLLLERNCDTTIANKEGQYFTHLVNEFLVTAVDSSKVAQVVSLLKGRAAPNTRDPYGYTVLCQAAFKGDMLVAEALLDAGADPNLVDEAHGKTPLHYASAWGHLFIVKALLDKGASVNIKDNVGATPLHEAAREGFEDVMIVLIGRGCNINETDNEGNTPLHVAGKWGQAAAVELLLEKCAKDNIRNKNNLLYSDLALIRAVRTADKDHVMSGMAWGGDPNSRDKRGWTLLHHAVYKGVEEICELLLENGANINAVDNHDRTPLLLAAYRGNKQIMQILLDAGADINCQDWMGRTPLHWAAKEGSIETVQMLLDHKANTTITNKEGHLYSSLLLKHLYFAVRHNDADKVVRLVMAGADQFAEVEGTGVNPREEAKRRGFYDILRQMAALVEKKPKHEEDKTVVLEDIYKLFEHHLYFCNVQSLRDAIITEDGDFTTSEEDLRESEEEGEEEEEDEEDRNESEEDDYAEEPDAYWKMSNAYEVLSVKEAFGEEDCAWLKEFEEKPKVISAKELLEEEQAAFWDTWQEKQKVISAKEFFKEESNWWENEDEEDDKNSSEEKNETSSSDFNRDDECWWRDAQENLDKPKAVPAKEYFKEEEPWWVSGKENKEEDEEEEEDEEGSPKEYYTHDAPWWKSECQNSKTVSAKEFFRDDKPWWQQDKVLAKDFFEEEKPWWQEDSKEKIVSAKDYFKEEVPWWQKENEKVISAKEFFKDDELPWWYTEEMQPDKPEGLKKSLATVRYYERYLINKQMCEEKGECIEFESELSGDEIEESTRTDDYEDATDSLISNSSTMYSASEGDRPLTNIVSDHIPWQRSDKEGGIRKNIPKADDFFQEKHWLDDASETSEPTEMLDMDMSEMSEIVTASEFSQSGSWNQDSDAKDREENETDEEEGESLEEEEGEDEEEEECEEEEEEEEEEGGEEEEEEEEEEERESGEEVCEEVSSGESEALRSEDEIDDISEEEPGSKSSFECIEAVLHGDRMGESQPSKTSEILTKECLSQQGNIPSIVLDGKELDKETLDKKSAGITEEFHSDLIIPKVVSNSYESLEKRTPNIDIEVTNHDFLTGPNHYSSSVHNTEGNLQKSDSQTSGYDSSLSFSDSKIRDLPNDSGNEHLCVDENAEDTDLSDTMNLVSSETTESIEESICFGEDECEDVKNSVNDIQLAVKELKETGQQLTEKDVISQDNVASVAKDQRLTEMEDNKVFIHMAWDKGDNVNPCQTNLSEEPESQNIENASILKTSHLSDEPPVTADDNITSEDIQDNGKSTGMDEEEVQTYASVVKRNLERRAINKMDDCLAKFDASLASVGAKLTKESSERNSNSSNQERMGDWKEQTYAAIVKRGKNSQNIDSKSILQESPGNIMSFSEQKAKEERETNQLFKVHVHVPEKESEFLDLRTEKRCFSDMAEEIIRTKNNDAEGDPWQFRKYVTNLSKEHNLEVNDDISSPEKESYTKMAKDSGKSNESENDLRKWSDTRTHINDKSVSEIDMKKEVENENTLKNSENVAELGKEKETDPLLDDENIQQETPNDSEEISGKAHFSENRELSRESSLERVPTSERGESPNIHMEKSLWRCSTYDPMSLSEYDNIAFMVKKDSNSPASWGNKKKRKECECNTNSLNQDFISHNDSKNNVQQNLTSTHSKDTEDQYDNTTETRNTGLSTEYINTGLLPENTNIELPSEKDIELSTENLNIGISSGRRENDTKEHAVMTEEADVKKCSQSLNKIDDVLEHHDVPGAPCVLLLREDKILGAEACTNLSETSCNQDPSVAIHRNKESSLLCHKVKYNFDENTSADTIQTSPHALYQPTNPTLYDPDKKETSKVEAAVNKKPDEPRLQPVPSKRSKEVNKKDKEKQKQKEVSTGWSNMFSITSAIVLLQNLAFIYFILIPLMKLIASLM